The following are from one region of the Capsicum annuum cultivar UCD-10X-F1 chromosome 1, UCD10Xv1.1, whole genome shotgun sequence genome:
- the LOC107876149 gene encoding probable methyltransferase PMT15, with product MAGPKTPPYYSPTYKKNGANFPPHSIRINVYTLAITFTVLCSIAYFIGRGSIYTFPASNVAATIPCIPLKITSTTDFSNNSSASSTQVDFTASHGDDEGEGVVDGVKVYPPCDIKYSEYTPCEDPHRSLKFKRDRLIYRERHCPDKSQLLKCRVPAPYGYKKPFKWPKSRDLAWYANVPHKELTVEKAVQNWIRKEGDKFRFPGGGTMFPNGADAYVDDIDKLINLKDGSIRTAIDTGCGVASWGAYLLSRDILAMSFAPRDTHEAQVQFALERGVPALIGVLASKRLPYPSRAFDMAHCSRCLIPWNQYNGVYLMEVDRVLRPGGYWILSGPPIRWRKYFKGWERTRDDLNDEQTRIEDVAKKLCWKKFVEKDDIAIWQKPYNHYQCKEQKKKSMCPAQDPDRAWYTELETCITPMPEVSTDEDVAGGQLENWPKRLHAIPPRISSGTVNGVTAESFEKDSQLWKKRVGYYKSVDHKLNQPGRYRNLLDMNAHLGGFAAAWVNDPVWVMNIVPAEAEVNTLGVIYERGLVGTYQSWCEAMSTYPRTYDLLHADSIFTMYNDRCEMEDILLEMDRILRPEGNVIIREDVDILVEVKKIADGLNWNSQIMDHEDGPMEREKLLFAVKSYWTTPKTQDSKNTTRPRF from the exons ATGGCAGGTCCTAAAACACCCCCGTACTATAGCCCAACCTACAAAAAGAATGGAGCAAACTTCCCGCCTCACTCGATAAGAATCAATGTTTATACATTGGCTATCACCTTTACAGTCCTCTGCTCTATCGCATATTTCATAGGCAGAGGATCCATTTACACCTTCCCTGCTTCTAATGTTGCTGCTACCATCCCCTGCATACCCTTGAAAATCACTTCCACCACTGATTTTTCCAATAATTCATCAGCTTCGTCCACACAAGTGGACTTCACCGCTAGCCACGGTGATGATGAAGGTGAAGGCGTGGTTGATGGTGTCAAAGTTTACCCACCATGTGACATCAAATATAGCGAGTATACACCCTGTGAAGATCCTCATCGATCGTTGAAATTCAAGAGGGACAGACTGATTTATAGGGAGAGGCATTGCCCTGACAAGAGTCAGTTGTTGAAATGCCGTGTCCCCGCACCTTATGGTTACAAGAAGCCGTTCAAGTGGCCCAAGAGCAGGGATCTGGCATGGTACGCCAATGTTCCCCACAAGGAATTGACGGTGGAGAAGGCTGTTCAGAATTGGATTCGGAAAGAAGGAGACAAGTTCAGGTTCCCTGGTGGAGGGACTATGTTCCCTAATGGTGCCGATGCCTATGTGGATGACATTGACAAGTTGATCAATCTCAAAGATGGTTCCATTAGGACGGCCATTGACACGGGCTGTGGG GTGGCGAGTTGGGGAGCTTATCTTTTGTCGCGAGATATCCTAGCAATGTCATTTGCACCCAGGGATACACATGAAGCACAAGTTCAATTTGCTCTTGAGCGAGGCGTTCCTGCACTGATTGGAGTGCTCGCGTCAAAGAGGCTTCCATATCCATCTAGAGCTTTTGATATGGCCCATTGCTCTCGTTGCCTTATTCCATGGAACCAGTATA ATGGTGTGTACTTAATGGAAGTTGATAGAGTCCTGAGACCCGGTGGATACTGGATACTCTCCGGCCCACCAATCCGTTGGAGGAAATATTTCAAAGGCTGGGAAAGAACCAGAGATGACCTTAATGATGAGCAAACCAGAATTGAAGACGTAGCTAAGAAACTCTGCTGGAAAAAGTTTGTTGAAAAGGATGACATTGCAATATGGCAAAAGCCCTACAATCATTACCAGTGCAAAGAACAAAAGAAGAAGTCTATGTGTCCTGCCCAAGATCCTGATAGAGCCTG GTACACGGAGCTTGAAACGTGCATAACTCCCATGCCTGAAGTCTCAACTGACGAAGATGTGGCTGgtggacaattggaaaactggcCTAAAAGATTACATGCGATACCACCGAGGATTAGCAGTGGAACTGTCAATGGGGTCACGGCTGAATCATTCGAGAAGGATtcacagctatggaagaaaagaGTTGGTTATTACAAGAGTGTCGACCACAAACTCAACCAACCAGGGAGATACAGAAATCTCTTGGATATGAATGCTCACCTTGGTGGTTTTGCTGCTGCTTGGGTTAATGACCCTGTTTGGGTTATGAATATTGTTCCTGCTGAAGCAGAGGTCAACACACTTGGTGTCATTTATGAACGAGGATTGGTTGGAACATATCAAAGCTG GTGTGAAGCCATGTCAACTTACCCAAGAACATACGATCTTCTTCATGCTGATTCAATATTTACTATGTACAACGACCG ATGTGAAATGGAGGACATATTACTAGAAATGGATAGAATATTAAGGCCAGAAGGAAATGTAATAATCCGAGAGGATGTAGATATATTGGTGGAAGTAAAGAAGATAGCAGATGGGCTAAATTGGAATAGTCAAATTATGGATCATGAAGATGGGCCAATGGAACGAGAAAAACTTCTTTTTGCAGTGAAGTCATATTGGACTACTCCAAAAACTCAAGATTCTAAAAACACAACAAGACCAAGATTCTAA